GGACTACTCCGAAAAGGTGGCTATTTGGTATTTTCAGATGCGGCCTGCTGTAAAGCCAGTCTACTGGATGTGGTCAAAGCCATTATTGAGAGTGACTACCTGACAATAGGCTCAATTGCAGATCTGGTCGCATTGATCGAGCGTAGCCCTTTTGAGTTACTGGATCACTTCCCCTTGCAACCAGAAGCCTGGTGGGATGAATTTTACACCCCGATGGAACGGATCATCGAAGAATCTCGTGGGAAATATGCCGATGATCCAGAAGCTTTGAAAATCCTGGAGCAAGTTGCTTTAGAATCAGCCGCACATCGAAAAAATTCAGATTACTATAATGATGAATTTTTTCTAGCTCAGCTACCTTAATCACCATCTAAAAAGTTTGCATCTTGAAGAAAGAATAATAAAGAAGCTTCCCATATCAATTGAGTTTTGCCTGTTTCTCCACTAAGAGCTTTTTAGCAGACTACCCAACCCTCAACTTGCTCGCATATTCCTACTGTGACTATCGAAACTCCAAAATCACTGCACAGATGTCTGCGGAGCTCAGTTGGTTGACTCCAATATGCTGACCCTGATGAGAGAAGCACTGGTGACAGTTTCGATGAGCCTCAGAGTGAAAATCATTAATTACCATCGTAAAGTTAAATCAGTCCGGTGTTCAAAGTGGATCTGTATTTTTGAAGAAAATAAATTGATGTGTAATTAATGGCAGACTTGAGATCAAATATTTAGTAAAGATTAAAAAATTCAGATTAGTCTTTAGTAAAGAAATCACCTTTCCTGAAAATATCGACAACACAAGCTATCACAATAATAAGACCGACCACAGCTTGTTGCCAGTAACCAGATATGTGAGCCATTATCATTCCATTATCCAGAACAACAAGAAACATTGAACCAATTAGAGTCCCCAAGATAGAACCAGCGCCACCAAAAAGACTAACTCCACCAATAATGCAAGCAGCTATGACTCTTAGCTCCATTCCCATTCCTAAACTTGCTTGTGCTGAAGAAAACCTAGATGTGAAAAAAATACCAGCTATGCAAGCCAAAACACCCATCAAAACATATAAAGAAAATGTTAATTTTTTTGTATTAATACCAGCAAGTCTAGTACTATGCGGGTTACCACCCATAGCTAAAACGTATCTACCATATTTTGTTTTTCTTAAAGTAAAGGTAGCAACAACAAATAAAAAAAGCATGAACCATATAACAAATGGTACTCCAAACAACTTACCAAGTCCAATAACCTTAAAATTTTCTGGCATTGGAGAAATAGGAGTCCCTTTTGTAACACCTTCGAGAATTCCTCTATAACCGTAAAACGTTGCAAGAGTAGCAATGAATGGAGGAATTTTAAGAACCACAACTAAAAAACCATTTAAAGCTCCAGCAAGAGCACCAACTGCAATTGCAATGATAACTGCAAGTTCTACAGGAACTTTCAACCACACCATCAAAACACCAAGTACTACTCCCGACATCCCAACTTGAGATCCAATGGACAAGTCAAGGCCTCGCCCACACAAAACATAAGTCATGCCCACTGCAGCAA
This DNA window, taken from SAR324 cluster bacterium, encodes the following:
- a CDS encoding ABC transporter permease, whose protein sequence is MREIGALIPLILIFTIASISNPAFTSLPNLLNMLRASAYIFIAAVGMTYVLCGRGLDLSIGSQVGMSGVVLGVLMVWLKVPVELAVIIAIAVGALAGALNGFLVVVLKIPPFIATLATFYGYRGILEGVTKGTPISPMPENFKVIGLGKLFGVPFVIWFMLFLFVVATFTLRKTKYGRYVLAMGGNPHSTRLAGINTKKLTFSLYVLMGVLACIAGIFFTSRFSSAQASLGMGMELRVIAACIIGGVSLFGGAGSILGTLIGSMFLVVLDNGMIMAHISGYWQQAVVGLIIVIACVVDIFRKGDFFTKD